The Xenopus tropicalis strain Nigerian chromosome 2, UCB_Xtro_10.0, whole genome shotgun sequence genome window below encodes:
- the LOC100496785 gene encoding mucin-5AC — protein MEVAKFILMIGMCFSKFSISTAACAGLRQLQNGRTFFRYGGIYATFVCDAGFSLMGPTSSSCVRGHWRKPVPVCVASGCQPVGGLINGRLVISFSGAVITFMCNKGYKLSGSSVIYCDGRKWNSTKPVCREYDMMSTKEKTLFPNEKFIVEDISNQRKPTGHTSSTEQNVTWHRTHHIIPKDRQNSRQLTTISANVVNTDQELVNGSKKKTLLHSLVTSLSTTKEIGSVTNAHKVYGDESAAFQPAMRQISTVSVIPRWSKSSATNIATPRLRSKSHFSGTNYAETNHHNLRVQNNSDMFGPSSSSPYEAHTARTFIKLYTEFTSAPTPDSTPETTQSLQSRFISSDNKAVNNDRIQAKINASPSNSSYMHLLNKIIMTKIPEITPNTSTLEQRKIFPTSSPSSYTNASSSSITDKNLPDEGNFPTSGYEQVLTTAQVLSPSHLLKNSSNMFGLSSSLLYEAHTKKTIINSDIEFISLDSAPKTTQSLKSSSDVSSGGLMLKDNSSPLLLSPYEAHTTRSFINSDTALTSITTPDSATTTTQSLQSRFINSVRMVNSDDRIQTKKNTSLSNILNMHFLNKIIAIIPEITANTSTFEQRNIFGPTGSPSSNSTSSSSIKGENLPDQGNFSTSEYKTVTTTAQAQALSPSHFHSSAVSSDGLMLKNNSDMFDPLSLSPYEAHTIRTFINSATALTLTTTPDSITGTTQSLQSRFVSLNVSKMVNGDDRSQTMINATQAKSTSSSSIKDKILPDEGNFLTNGYLPVLTTAQAQALSASHFHSSAVSSDGLMLQSNSNMFGLLALSPYEASSTRAIINSDTAFISPDSAHKTTQSLKSRFMSSGVDKMVYNYRSQTKINSTASNIFYMNFLNKIAMTKVPKMTSSLEQRNILGPTSSPSSNNTSSSSSSSIKHKNLPEEGKFPTSGYEPVLTTAQAQALPATHFHSSSVSSDRIVLKNHSDMFGPPSLSPYKEHTTRTFINSDTEFTLTTMPDSAPETTQSLQSRFTSSDVSKMVSDDRSQTKINASTSDISYMHFLNKIIMTEIPKSSPSDGLMLKSNSNMFDPSSSSPPYEPHTTRSFINSDGELTSATTPASAPETTQSLHLRYTSSNVNKMTTDDKSQTIMNTTQSNISYMHFSNKTTLTEKPEITASTSALEERHILGLTSSPLSYESASSHLIKNKNLPDKGYFSTSKYEAVLTTGHAKALSATHFHFSGASSGLMQGKAKETSNKKLAATRSSDVGNLGVITLRQNLLKETSNSSASQDNLFNPTTEMQSTLLEKPENVQTYRTETESKAPKVATTPVKVIDYLHSGSKRKYFRRRSYCTYPPVPTHGTFRFLTMIDPSPYQYQYYIQYSCYPGYTMSQGDVFSFCLENGKWTGVTPVCEEPVPCSVDNGGCSQICKSHGEGQAECACKMGFQLLSDMRTCRDIDECSSEMRLCEHDCTNTFGSYQCSCWKGFTLTEGGRTCIPYT, from the exons ATGGAGGTAGCCAAATTCATTCTAATGATAGGCATGTGCTTCTCAAAGTTCA GTATCTCAACAGCTGCATGTGCAGGCCTGAGACAGTTGCAGAATGGGAGAACCTTTTTCCGCTATGGTGGGATTTATGCGACATTTGTCTGTGATGCTGGATTCAGCCTTATGGGACCCACCAGCAGCTCCTGTGTAAGAGGCCACTGGAGAAAGCCTGTCCCAGTCTGTGTAG cAAGTGGATGTCAGCCAGTTGGCGGGCTTATAAATGGAAGACTTGTAATAAGTTTCAGCGGTGCTGTTATTACATTTATGTGTAACAAAGGTTACAAACTGTCTGGATCTTCAGTAATCTACTGCGACGGAAGAAAGTGGAACAGCACAAAACCTGTTTGCAGAG AATACGATATGATGAGTACGAAAGAGAAAACTCTATTCCCCAATGAGAAGTTTATAGTGGAGGATATTTCAAACCAAAGAAAACCCACTGGTCACACATCTAGTACTGAGCAAAATGTCACCTGGCACAGGACGCACCACATTATTCCAAAGGATAGACAAAACAGCCGACAGCTTACAACCATTTCTGCTAATGTTGTTAATACAGACCAAGAACTGGTAAATGGGTCAAAAAAGAAAACACTGTTACATTCTTTAGTAACTTCATTGTCAACTACAAAAGAAATAGGATCTGTTACTAACGCTCATAAAGTATATGGAGATGAATCTGCAGCATTTCAGCCTGCAATGCGCCAAATATCCACAGTTTCTGTAATCCCTAGATGGTCCAAGTCATCTGCAACTAATATTGCTACACCAAGGCTCAGATCCAAAAGTCACTTCTCTGGTACAAATTATGCAGAAACTAATCATCATAATTTAAGGGTTCAAAACAACAGTGACATGTTTggcccatcatcatcatcaccatatGAGGCACATACTGCAAGAACATTTATAAAGTTGTATACAGAATTCACTTCAGCCCCTACACCAGACAGTACTCCAGAGACAAcccagagcttacaatcaagaTTTATAAGTTCAGATAATAAAGCGGTAAATAATGATAGAATCCAGGCCAAGATAAATGCATCGCCATCTAATAGTTCTTATATGCAtttgctaaataaaataataatgactaAGATACCTGAAATTACTCCTAACACATCCACTTTGGAACAGAGAAAAATTTTTCCAACAAGCTCTCCATCATCATATACGAATGCCAGCAGCAGTTCAATAACGGATAAGAACTTGCCTGATGAAGGCAATTTCCCTACAAGTGGCTATGAACAAGTTCTAACCACAGCCCAAGTTCTATCACCTTCTCACTTGCTTAAAAACAGCAGTAACATGTTTGGCCTATCATCTTCATTACTATATGAGGCACATACCAAAAAGACAATTATAAACTCTGATATAGAATTTATTTCACTGGACAGTGCTCCTAAGACAACTCAGAGTTTAAAATCAAGTTCAGATGTTTCCTCTGGTGGTTTAATGCTTAAAGACAACAGTAGCCCATTGTTATTGTCACCATATGAGGCACATACCACAAGATCATTTATAAACTCTGATACGGCATTGACTTCAATAACTACACCAGACAGTGCCACAACGACAAcccagagcttacaatcaagaTTCATAAATTCAGTTAGAATGGTGAACAGTGATGACAGAATCCAAACGAAGAAAAATACATCACTATCTAATATTCTTAATAtgcattttctaaataaaataatagctATCATTCCAGAAATTACTGCTAATACATCCACTTTTGAACAGAGGAACATTTTTGGACCAACAGGCTCTCCTTCATCAAATAGTACCAGCAGCAGTTCAATAAAAGGTGAGAACCTGCCAGATCAAGGCAATTTCTCTACAAGTGAATATAAAACAGTAACAACCACAGCCCAAGCCCAGGCTCTATCACCTTCTCACTTTCATTCTTCAGCAGTTTCGTCTGATGGATTAATGCTTAAAAACAATAGTGATATGTTTGACCCATTGTCATTGTCACCATATGAGGCACATACCATAAGAACATTTATAAACTCTGCTACAGCATTGACTTTAACAACTACACCAGACAGTATCACAGGGACAactcagagcttacaatctagatttgTGAGTTTAAATGTTAGTAAAATGGTGAATGGTGATGATAGAAGCCAAACCATGATAAATGCAACACAAGCTAAGAGTACCAGCAGCAGTTCAATAAAGGATAAGATCCTGCCAGATGAAGGCAATTTCCTAACAAATGGATATTTGCCAGTACTAACCACAGCTCAAGCCCAGGCTCTATCAGCATCTCACTTTCATTCTTCAGCGGTTTCCTCTGATGGTTTAATGCTTCAAAGCAACAGTAACATGTTTGGCCTATTAGCTTTATCCCCATATGAGGCAAGTTCCACAAGGGCAATTATAAACTCTGATACAGCATTTATTTCCCCAGACAGTGCTCATAAGACAACTCAGAGTTTAAAATCAAGATTTATGAGTTCAGGTGTTGATAAAATGGTGTATAATTATAGAAGCCAAACCAAGATAAATTCAACAGCAtctaatattttttatatgaattttctaaataaaatagcAATGACAAAGGTACCAAAAATGACTTCCTCTTTGGAACAAAGGAACATTCTTGGTCCAACAAGCTCTCCTTCATCAAATAataccagcagcagcagcagcagttcaATAAAGCATAAGAACCTGCCAGAAGAAGGCAAGTTCCCAACAAGTGGATATGAGCCAGTGCTAACCACAGCCCAAGCCCAGGCTCTACCAGCTACTCACTTTCATTCTTCATCAGTTTCCTCTGATAGGATAGTGCTTAAAAACCACAGTGATATGTTTGGTCCACCATCATTGTCACCATATAAGGAACACACCACAAGAACATTTATAAACTCTGACACAGAATTCACTTTAACAACTATGCCTGACAGTGCTCCAGAGACAACTCAAAGCTTACAATCAAGATTTACAagttcagatgttagtaaaaTGGTGAGTGATGATAGAAGCCAAACCAAGATCAATGCATCAACATCTGATATTTCTTATAtgcattttctaaataaaataataatgactgAAATACCAAAAAGCTCTCCTTCTGATGGATTAATGCTTAAATCCAACAGTAACATGTTCgatccatcatcatcatcaccaccatATGAGCCACACACAACGAGATCATTTATAAACTCTGATGGAGAACTCACTTCTGCAACAACCCCAGCCAGTGCTCCAGAGACAACTCAGAGCTTACATTTAAGATATACAAGttccaatgttaataaaatgaCAACTGATGATAAAAGCCAAACCATAATGAATACAACACAATCAAATATTTCTTACATgcatttttcaaataaaacaacACTGACTGAGAAACCAGAAATCACTGCTTCTACATCAGCTCTGGAGGAGAGACACATTCTTGGCCTAACAAGTTCACCTTTGTCATATGaaagtgccagcagccatttaatAAAGAATAAGAACCTGCCAGATAAAGGCTATTTCTCTACAAGCAAATATGAAGCAGTACTAACCACAGGCCATGCTAAGGCTCTATCAGCCACTCACTTTCATTTTTCAGGAGCCTCCTCTGGATTAATGCAAGGCAAAGCAAAAGAAACTTCAAATAAAAAGTTAGCTGCAACCAGAAGTAGTGATGTCGGCAACTTAGGAGTCATTACCTTGAGGCAAAACCTACTTAAAGAAACCTCCAACTCTAGTGCTTCACAGGATAACCTATTTAACCCAACAACAGAAATGCAAAGCACATTATTAGAAAAACCAGAAAATGTACAAACGTACAGAACTGAGACTGAATCCAAAGCCCCAAAAGTTGCCACCACTCCTGTCAAAGTCATTGATTATTTGCATTCTGGATccaaaaggaaatattttagaaGGAGAAGTTATTGCACATACCCACCTGTTCCTACTCATGGGACCTTCAGGTTTCTCACTATGATCGACCCATCCCCATACCAGTATCAGTACTACATTCAGTACTCATGTTATCCTGGATATACTATGTCTCAGGGGGATGTGTTTAGTTTCTGCTTGGAAAATGGCAAGTGGACTGGAGTCACACCTGTTTGTGAAg AACCTGTACCATGTTCAGTCGACAATGGTGGCTGCTCACAGATCTGCAAATCCCATGgtgaagggcaggcagagtgcgcCTGCAAAATGGGCTTCCAACTCCTTAGTGATATGAGGACTTGCAGAG ATATAGACGAGTGCAGCAGTGAGATGCGACTGTGTGAGCACGACTGTACCAACACGTTTGGATCTTACCAATGCAGCTGTTGGAAAGGCTTTACCCTGACAGAAGGTGGAAGGACCTGCATCCCTTATACATAG